The Buttiauxella selenatireducens genome has a window encoding:
- the glk gene encoding glucokinase, translating into MTKYALVGDVGGTNARLALCNVENGDITQAKTYSGLDFPSLEAVVVHYLKEHNVAVTDGCIAIACPITGDWVAMTNHTWAFSTAEMKKNLGFEHLEIINDFTAVSMAIPSLKEEQLIKFGGGEPVEGKPVAVYGAGTGLGVAHLVHVDKRWVSLPGEGGHVDFAPNSEEEGIILEELRTEIGHVSAERVLSGPGLVNLYRAIVKSDGREPENYKPKDITEKAVEDSCTDCRRALSLFCVILGRFGGNLALTLGTFGGVYIAGGIVPRFLEFFKASGFRGGFEDKGRFKEYVHNIPVYLIVHDQPGLLGAGAHLRQTLGQVL; encoded by the coding sequence ATGACAAAATATGCTTTGGTGGGAGATGTGGGCGGCACCAATGCGCGTCTGGCACTGTGCAACGTTGAAAATGGTGACATCACCCAGGCGAAAACCTATTCGGGCCTTGATTTCCCAAGCCTGGAAGCTGTCGTGGTGCATTATCTCAAAGAGCACAATGTCGCCGTGACTGATGGTTGTATCGCCATTGCCTGCCCAATTACCGGTGATTGGGTCGCGATGACCAACCATACCTGGGCTTTCTCTACTGCTGAGATGAAAAAGAACCTTGGCTTTGAGCATCTGGAAATTATCAACGACTTTACCGCCGTTTCGATGGCGATTCCGTCTCTCAAAGAAGAGCAACTGATTAAGTTCGGCGGCGGTGAGCCAGTAGAAGGCAAACCGGTTGCGGTTTACGGTGCAGGCACCGGACTTGGGGTTGCGCACCTCGTTCATGTTGATAAACGTTGGGTGAGTCTCCCGGGCGAAGGTGGCCACGTCGATTTTGCGCCAAACAGCGAAGAAGAGGGGATTATCCTCGAAGAACTGCGCACTGAAATCGGCCACGTCTCCGCAGAACGCGTGCTCTCAGGCCCTGGTTTAGTGAATTTATATCGTGCGATTGTTAAATCAGACGGGCGTGAACCAGAAAACTATAAGCCGAAAGACATCACCGAAAAGGCAGTGGAAGACAGTTGCACCGACTGCCGTCGTGCATTGTCACTGTTCTGCGTCATCCTTGGGCGTTTTGGTGGCAACCTTGCCTTGACCCTCGGGACGTTTGGCGGCGTGTACATCGCGGGCGGTATCGTGCCACGCTTCCTCGAGTTCTTTAAAGCTTCCGGCTTCCGCGGTGGTTTTGAAGATAAAGGGCGCTTTAAAGAGTACGTACACAACATTCCGGTGTACCTGATTGTTCACGACCAACCCGGCTTGCTGGGGGCGGGTGCGCATTTGCGCCAAACGCTGGGGCAAGTTCTGTAA
- a CDS encoding YcgJ family protein, producing the protein MKKLLLLAPLAIALTAGSLSAHANQRSSIKNPATGVLCDKYVCADDKGISQTLTGKYLGKTAANNKLFTTKDVVLTEFTFSNGIFCDVKERLCREDRYYGADGKRSGKISSKYTQLLFGETPSVKTSEAGKS; encoded by the coding sequence ATGAAAAAACTCCTTCTCCTGGCCCCCCTGGCAATCGCACTGACTGCAGGTTCCCTGTCCGCTCATGCGAATCAACGGAGTTCAATCAAGAACCCGGCAACAGGGGTTTTATGCGACAAGTATGTTTGTGCCGATGACAAAGGTATCTCTCAAACACTCACGGGTAAGTATCTGGGTAAGACTGCGGCAAATAATAAATTATTTACCACCAAAGACGTTGTGCTGACCGAGTTTACTTTTTCAAACGGGATCTTCTGCGATGTGAAGGAACGGTTATGTCGTGAAGACAGGTACTACGGCGCGGACGGGAAGCGTTCTGGGAAGATTTCCAGCAAATATACCCAGTTATTGTTTGGTGAGACACCTTCAGTAAAAACAAGCGAAGCTGGCAAGTCTTAG
- a CDS encoding alpha-keto acid decarboxylase family protein, translated as MTYRVADYILDRFTEAGINHLFGVPGDYNLQFLDSVIENPTLAWIGCANELNAAYAADGYARCNGAAALLTTFGVGELSAINGIAGSYAEYLPVIHIVGAPCLGAQRRGELLHHTLGDGDFGHFARMAQEVTVAQASLTAENACYEIDRVLQQALTQRRPGYLLLPSDVSQVPATRPTQPLFATPSGCDPALMAEFRACVQARLAESRSVALLADFLALRFGQQKTLQQWMDDTPMPHATLLMGKGLFDEGQLGFVGTYSASASDEKVIQAIEKAELVICVGVKFTDTLTAGFTQHFTVQQTIDIQPYATRIGDRWFSGIAMAQAVEVLHQLCKLQVSGWSVPQQKPPALPAATNGILDQHAFWQCMQNFLQAGDIVLADQGTAAFGAATLTLPAGVTFIAQPLWGSIGFTLPAAFGAQTACPNRRLVLLVGDGSAQLTIQEMGSMMRDQQRPIIFLLNNDGYTVERAIHGAEQRYNDIAPWNWTQIPQAMNVNNPALCWRVTETVQLEEVMQKVAKAERLSLVEVVLPKQDIPELLQAITTSLAKRNAAKD; from the coding sequence ATGACTTACCGTGTAGCGGACTATATTCTGGACCGATTCACTGAAGCTGGGATCAACCATTTATTTGGTGTCCCGGGTGACTACAACTTACAGTTTCTGGATAGTGTGATTGAAAACCCGACGCTCGCCTGGATTGGGTGTGCCAACGAACTGAACGCAGCTTATGCCGCCGACGGCTATGCGCGTTGCAACGGTGCGGCAGCACTGCTCACGACATTTGGCGTTGGCGAGTTAAGCGCGATCAACGGGATAGCCGGAAGCTATGCCGAATATCTCCCGGTCATCCACATCGTAGGAGCTCCCTGCCTTGGGGCGCAGCGGCGTGGTGAATTGCTCCACCACACTCTCGGCGATGGGGATTTTGGTCATTTTGCAAGAATGGCGCAGGAGGTGACGGTCGCTCAGGCTTCGCTCACTGCAGAAAATGCATGTTATGAAATCGACCGTGTTTTACAGCAGGCGCTGACTCAGCGCCGCCCAGGCTATCTACTTCTCCCCAGTGATGTCTCTCAGGTTCCTGCGACTCGCCCGACTCAGCCTCTTTTCGCTACACCATCAGGCTGCGATCCCGCATTAATGGCCGAATTCCGCGCATGTGTTCAGGCGCGTCTGGCGGAGAGCCGCAGCGTTGCGTTATTGGCTGATTTTCTGGCGCTGCGTTTTGGACAACAAAAAACGCTGCAACAATGGATGGATGACACGCCGATGCCTCATGCCACATTGTTGATGGGGAAAGGCTTATTCGATGAAGGGCAGTTGGGATTTGTCGGGACCTATAGCGCCTCCGCCAGCGATGAAAAGGTGATTCAGGCCATTGAAAAGGCCGAGCTTGTCATCTGCGTCGGCGTCAAATTCACCGACACGCTCACCGCCGGATTCACACAACATTTCACCGTACAACAGACTATCGACATCCAGCCATATGCCACGCGTATTGGCGATCGTTGGTTTAGCGGGATTGCAATGGCGCAAGCGGTTGAGGTGCTGCATCAGCTGTGCAAGCTCCAGGTTTCCGGTTGGTCTGTACCTCAACAAAAGCCACCGGCTCTGCCTGCTGCGACTAACGGAATACTCGACCAGCACGCTTTCTGGCAGTGCATGCAAAACTTCCTGCAAGCCGGGGACATCGTACTTGCCGACCAGGGAACCGCCGCATTTGGTGCCGCAACGCTGACCTTACCCGCAGGCGTGACGTTTATCGCTCAGCCGCTCTGGGGCTCGATTGGTTTTACACTCCCCGCCGCATTTGGTGCGCAAACGGCCTGCCCAAACCGGCGACTGGTGTTGCTGGTGGGAGATGGGTCGGCGCAACTCACCATTCAGGAAATGGGTTCAATGATGCGTGACCAACAGCGGCCCATTATCTTCTTGCTCAATAACGATGGTTATACCGTGGAGCGGGCGATTCATGGCGCGGAGCAGAGATACAACGACATTGCGCCGTGGAACTGGACGCAAATACCGCAGGCGATGAACGTTAACAATCCAGCACTTTGCTGGCGGGTGACAGAAACGGTGCAACTGGAAGAGGTGATGCAGAAGGTGGCAAAAGCAGAACGACTGTCACTGGTGGAAGTCGTTCTGCCCAAACAGGATATCCCCGAGTTGTTGCAGGCTATCACGACATCGCTGGCGAAACGCAATGCCGCGAAGGACTAA
- a CDS encoding ion channel protein — translation MLHPRARTMLVLSIPALVIGVCSSLVLIVVMKIAAVLQKYLWITLPAHFDLNMNSPMWILLMLTFTGIAVGLVIRYMPGHAGPDPSTEPLIGSPIPVMVLPGLIIALVLGLAGGVSLGPEHPIMSVNIALAVAIGARLLPKVAPLDWTILAAAGTIGALFGTPVAAALVFSQMLNGSNEVPLWDRLFAPLMAAAAGAMTTDLFFQPDFSLPALEYSEFRLVDVFSGAVVATIAIALGMVAVWCLPRAHRMFHQLKHPVLVLGTGGFLLGVLGLIGGEVTLFKGLDEMRQLGSAQNYSVATLLMFAVVKLTALVIASACGFRGGRIFPVVFVGVALGMMLHQHVEAVPAAITLSCAILGLVLVVTRDGWLSLFMAMAVVPDIKLLPLLCIVMLPAWLMLAGKPVMMADKPKV, via the coding sequence ATGCTCCATCCGCGAGCCAGAACGATGTTGGTTCTTTCTATCCCAGCGTTAGTCATTGGGGTTTGTTCCAGTCTGGTATTGATTGTGGTGATGAAAATCGCCGCAGTTTTGCAGAAATATTTATGGATAACCCTTCCCGCACATTTCGATCTCAATATGAATTCCCCGATGTGGATTCTTTTGATGCTGACTTTCACCGGTATCGCGGTTGGGTTGGTGATTCGCTATATGCCAGGCCATGCCGGCCCCGATCCGTCGACAGAACCCTTGATTGGTTCACCCATCCCAGTGATGGTGCTGCCAGGATTGATTATTGCCCTGGTGCTCGGTCTTGCCGGTGGGGTAAGCCTCGGCCCGGAACATCCTATTATGTCGGTGAATATTGCACTGGCGGTGGCGATTGGCGCGCGTTTATTACCTAAAGTTGCCCCGCTCGACTGGACGATTCTCGCCGCAGCAGGAACCATCGGTGCGTTATTTGGTACGCCGGTCGCGGCTGCATTGGTATTTTCGCAAATGCTGAATGGCAGCAACGAGGTCCCTTTGTGGGATCGGCTTTTCGCGCCGCTGATGGCAGCAGCAGCCGGAGCGATGACTACCGATTTATTCTTCCAACCTGATTTCTCTCTACCTGCGCTGGAATATTCGGAATTCCGCCTGGTGGATGTCTTTAGTGGGGCCGTGGTCGCCACTATCGCGATCGCATTGGGCATGGTCGCCGTCTGGTGCCTGCCGCGCGCGCATCGCATGTTCCACCAGCTCAAACACCCGGTATTGGTGCTTGGCACGGGTGGTTTTCTGTTGGGCGTACTCGGGCTGATTGGCGGTGAAGTCACCCTGTTCAAAGGGCTGGATGAAATGCGCCAGTTAGGTAGCGCTCAGAATTATTCCGTGGCGACGTTGCTGATGTTTGCGGTGGTAAAACTGACTGCCCTGGTGATTGCATCAGCCTGTGGTTTCCGCGGTGGACGGATATTCCCCGTGGTGTTCGTCGGTGTTGCGCTGGGTATGATGCTCCATCAGCATGTCGAAGCGGTTCCAGCCGCGATTACATTGTCTTGTGCCATCCTTGGCCTGGTATTGGTTGTCACGCGTGATGGCTGGCTCAGCCTGTTTATGGCCATGGCCGTGGTGCCAGATATCAAACTGCTTCCGCTGCTGTGTATCGTTATGCTCCCGGCCTGGTTAATGCTGGCCGGTAAACCGGTGATGATGGCCGATAAGCCGAAAGTTTAG
- a CDS encoding NupC/NupG family nucleoside CNT transporter: MSRVLHFVLALAVVALLALLLSSNRKQIRIRFIVQLLVIELLLAWFFLNSEVGLGFVRGFSEMFEKLLSFANEGTNFVFGKMNDEGLAFFFLKVLCPIVFISALIGILQHIRVLPIVIRFIGTLLSKVNGMGKLESFNAVSSLILGQSENFIAYKDILGKMSRNRMYTMSATAMSTVSMSIVGAYMTMLEPKYVVAALVLNMFSTFIVLSLINPYRVEDSEENLQMSNLHEGQSFFEMLGEYILAGFKVAIIVAAMLIGFIALIAALNALFAAIFGISFQGILGYIFYPVAWIMGVPSHEALQVGSIMATKLVSNEFVAMLDLQKLAGTLSPRAEGILSVFLVSFANFSSIGIIAGAIKGLNEEQGNVVSRFGLKLVYGATLVSILSASIAGLFL, encoded by the coding sequence ATGTCCCGCGTTCTGCATTTTGTTTTAGCGCTTGCCGTGGTTGCGTTACTCGCTTTGTTGCTGAGTAGCAATCGTAAGCAGATCCGTATTCGCTTTATCGTTCAATTGTTAGTGATTGAACTTCTTCTCGCCTGGTTCTTCCTGAACTCAGAAGTGGGTCTGGGCTTTGTAAGAGGTTTCTCAGAAATGTTTGAGAAACTCCTGTCGTTCGCTAATGAAGGGACAAACTTTGTATTCGGTAAGATGAATGACGAAGGACTCGCCTTCTTCTTCCTGAAAGTACTCTGCCCAATCGTCTTTATCTCTGCACTGATTGGTATTTTGCAGCACATTCGCGTACTGCCGATCGTCATCCGCTTTATCGGTACCCTTCTGTCTAAAGTGAATGGTATGGGTAAACTGGAATCCTTTAACGCCGTAAGTTCACTGATTTTGGGACAGTCAGAAAACTTTATCGCCTATAAGGATATTCTCGGCAAGATGTCCCGCAACCGCATGTACACAATGTCCGCGACGGCCATGTCTACCGTGTCCATGTCGATTGTCGGCGCTTACATGACAATGCTCGAACCAAAATATGTGGTTGCAGCGCTGGTATTGAACATGTTCAGTACCTTCATCGTGTTATCGCTGATCAACCCATACCGTGTTGAAGACAGCGAAGAAAACCTGCAGATGTCTAATCTGCACGAAGGTCAAAGCTTCTTCGAGATGCTCGGCGAATATATTCTGGCAGGTTTTAAAGTTGCGATTATCGTTGCGGCAATGCTGATTGGCTTTATTGCCTTGATCGCCGCGCTGAACGCACTGTTTGCAGCCATCTTCGGTATCTCTTTCCAGGGCATTCTGGGTTACATCTTCTACCCGGTAGCCTGGATCATGGGTGTTCCATCTCATGAAGCCTTGCAGGTTGGCAGTATCATGGCAACCAAACTGGTATCAAACGAATTCGTTGCGATGCTGGATCTGCAAAAACTGGCAGGTACGCTTTCCCCACGCGCGGAAGGTATCCTGTCTGTGTTCCTGGTTTCGTTTGCTAACTTCTCTTCTATCGGGATTATCGCGGGTGCGATCAAAGGCCTGAACGAAGAGCAAGGTAACGTGGTTTCTCGCTTCGGCCTGAAACTGGTTTACGGCGCAACGCTTGTGAGCATTTTGTCTGCATCTATTGCAGGCCTGTTCTTGTAA
- the mgrA gene encoding L-glyceraldehyde 3-phosphate reductase translates to MVYQASSARYESMEYRRCGRSGLKLPAISLGLWHNFGDTTLLDNSRQLLHRAFDSGITHFDLANNYGPPPGSAEENFGRILREDFLPYRDELIISSKAGYTMWDGPYGDWGSRKYLISSLNQSLKRMGLEYVDIFYHHRPDPETPLEETMRALDTVVRQGKALYVGISNYPAELAAQAIEILNDLGTPCLIHQPRYSMFERWVEASLLDVLQEKGVGSIAFSPLAGGQLTDRYLDGIPADSRAASGSKFLNADQLTADKLEKVRKLNAIALRRGQKLSQMALAWVLRGDKVTSVLIGASKIGQIDDAVGMLANRHFTAAELAEIEEILM, encoded by the coding sequence ATGGTCTATCAGGCAAGTTCTGCGCGTTATGAATCAATGGAATACCGCCGATGTGGGCGTAGTGGACTCAAACTCCCCGCTATTTCGCTGGGCTTATGGCACAACTTTGGTGATACCACGTTGCTGGATAACAGCCGCCAACTGTTACACCGTGCTTTTGATTCGGGGATCACCCATTTTGACCTGGCAAATAACTACGGCCCACCTCCTGGTTCTGCTGAAGAAAACTTTGGTCGCATCCTGCGTGAAGATTTCCTGCCATACCGTGATGAGCTGATTATTTCATCGAAAGCAGGATACACCATGTGGGATGGCCCTTATGGTGATTGGGGTTCACGTAAATATCTGATTTCAAGCCTTAACCAGAGCCTGAAGCGTATGGGGCTTGAGTATGTCGACATCTTCTATCATCACCGTCCAGATCCTGAAACGCCGCTGGAAGAGACCATGCGAGCGCTGGATACCGTCGTGCGCCAGGGTAAAGCACTGTATGTCGGCATTTCAAACTATCCCGCAGAACTTGCTGCTCAAGCCATTGAGATTTTGAACGATCTTGGCACGCCGTGTCTTATCCACCAGCCTCGTTATTCGATGTTCGAACGTTGGGTAGAAGCCAGTTTGTTGGATGTTCTGCAAGAGAAAGGGGTCGGCAGCATTGCGTTTTCGCCGCTGGCCGGTGGACAGTTGACCGATCGCTATCTGGATGGGATCCCGGCAGACTCGAGGGCCGCCAGCGGTAGCAAGTTCCTTAATGCTGACCAACTCACTGCTGATAAGCTGGAAAAAGTGCGCAAATTGAATGCGATAGCGCTGCGTCGTGGGCAGAAACTTTCCCAGATGGCACTGGCGTGGGTACTGCGTGGGGATAAGGTGACATCAGTATTGATTGGGGCAAGCAAGATTGGCCAAATTGATGATGCCGTCGGTATGTTAGCGAATCGTCATTTCACCGCAGCAGAACTTGCTGAAATTGAAGAGATACTCATGTAA
- a CDS encoding diguanylate cyclase codes for MSTSLANRFRLPMAKTLRVIHLVFIFVFVLITFLFWQQGQLFNQGYRSSQLGHLESVIARLESRAQYKVDNLRYLKRIFIEAMDDPIFPGSPVTPWELNENTIQKPLWIGELPLPNSVTEEEAFQDKKSLEVRQQLNGLRKIRGLFPLATGDNELLADLYYISREGEFIASLSKKVNSLLINSYNPFEKQGSFVLASPLLNPKRAPFWTRQNIVNSDEALINAAIPVDFGGEWIGLLGIAFDRQSVEKFLASSLPDGSRSAYRLYDEQLKPLTKAVGAENNLQLSAEQKKTILNMLAEKKRGTLRSGLTFITFGKLKGTHSILVNTQTLGQGLHEEFGRFSLLLVTMFLIFLFFLLGAHSIICRLVRNMGNLQREMQHHALHDDLTGALNRRGFFAKTSQLSPNYVDYTLVQLDLDYFKKVNDVYGHLVGDNVLIHATWRIQQAIRSQDVLGRIGGEEFCVYLPNSDLKTGIRVATRIKWELESSALILENGLKLPITASLGVASHSEYPESSLDQIQTLADMRMYRAKTRGRNQVCWQDDADLEA; via the coding sequence GTGAGTACTTCATTAGCGAATAGATTTCGTCTGCCAATGGCAAAAACCTTGCGTGTTATTCATCTGGTTTTCATTTTTGTTTTTGTGCTGATCACTTTTTTGTTCTGGCAGCAAGGGCAACTCTTTAACCAGGGATATCGCTCCAGTCAGCTGGGCCATCTTGAAAGCGTGATTGCACGTCTCGAAAGCAGAGCGCAATACAAGGTTGATAACCTTCGCTATTTAAAAAGAATTTTTATTGAAGCGATGGATGACCCAATCTTTCCGGGGAGCCCAGTGACACCATGGGAACTCAATGAAAACACGATTCAAAAGCCGTTGTGGATAGGCGAATTGCCTTTGCCCAATTCAGTTACCGAAGAGGAAGCGTTTCAGGACAAGAAGTCTCTGGAGGTGCGGCAGCAACTCAATGGGTTGCGTAAAATCCGAGGACTTTTCCCGCTCGCAACGGGAGATAATGAACTGTTGGCTGATCTGTATTACATCTCGCGCGAAGGTGAATTTATCGCCTCTTTATCGAAGAAAGTTAACTCGCTGCTGATTAATAGCTATAACCCATTCGAAAAACAGGGGAGTTTCGTATTGGCATCTCCGCTTTTGAATCCCAAGCGAGCACCTTTCTGGACGCGGCAAAATATTGTTAACAGCGATGAAGCGCTGATCAACGCAGCCATTCCTGTCGATTTTGGTGGTGAATGGATAGGTTTATTAGGCATTGCATTTGATAGACAATCGGTCGAGAAGTTTCTTGCCTCCTCATTACCGGATGGGAGCCGTAGTGCCTACCGATTGTATGATGAACAATTAAAACCGCTGACAAAAGCGGTGGGCGCGGAAAATAACCTTCAGTTAAGCGCGGAACAGAAAAAAACCATTCTCAATATGCTGGCTGAAAAAAAGCGTGGCACTCTCCGTTCGGGATTGACCTTTATCACTTTTGGTAAGCTAAAAGGAACGCATTCGATATTGGTTAACACCCAAACCCTGGGGCAGGGGCTGCATGAAGAGTTTGGGCGATTCAGCCTGCTTCTTGTCACAATGTTTTTGATTTTTCTGTTTTTCCTGCTGGGGGCGCACAGCATTATTTGCCGTCTGGTGCGGAATATGGGCAATTTACAACGCGAAATGCAACACCATGCGCTTCACGACGATTTAACCGGGGCACTCAATCGCCGTGGCTTTTTTGCAAAAACGTCCCAACTTAGCCCGAACTACGTGGATTACACACTCGTACAATTGGACCTCGACTACTTTAAAAAGGTAAACGATGTGTATGGGCATTTGGTTGGCGATAATGTGCTGATTCACGCTACATGGCGCATTCAACAAGCCATACGCAGCCAGGATGTCCTGGGGCGCATTGGTGGCGAGGAGTTCTGTGTTTATCTGCCTAATTCCGATCTCAAGACTGGAATTAGGGTGGCGACAAGAATTAAGTGGGAGCTCGAATCTTCCGCCTTGATCCTCGAAAATGGCTTAAAGCTACCGATTACCGCATCGCTGGGAGTGGCCTCTCACAGCGAGTATCCAGAGAGTTCGCTTGACCAAATCCAAACCCTTGCTGATATGCGCATGTACCGGGCGAAAACTCGCGGGCGAAATCAGGTATGTTGGCAGGATGACGCAGATTTAGAGGCATAA
- a CDS encoding DUF2502 domain-containing protein: MFRSLILAVALLVCAPLVANAGEITLLPSVKLQIGDQDYRGNYWDGGGWRDRDYWRNHYEWRENRWHRHDNGYHRGWYKDRGRSSFEKGYRAGWNDRDDHRGRGGHGRGHGHGGGHRH, encoded by the coding sequence ATGTTCAGGTCACTGATTCTTGCAGTAGCATTACTGGTCTGTGCGCCGCTAGTGGCGAATGCGGGCGAAATCACCCTGCTGCCGTCTGTTAAGCTTCAAATAGGTGATCAGGATTATCGCGGTAATTACTGGGATGGTGGCGGTTGGCGTGATCGCGATTACTGGCGTAATCACTATGAATGGCGCGAAAACCGCTGGCATCGTCATGACAACGGCTATCATCGTGGTTGGTATAAAGACCGTGGCCGTAGCAGCTTTGAGAAGGGCTACCGCGCGGGCTGGAACGATCGGGATGATCATCGTGGCCGTGGCGGCCATGGTCGCGGACATGGACATGGCGGTGGTCATCGTCATTAA
- a CDS encoding Nramp family divalent metal transporter, translating into MNNSRVENSGTRTARRLRLALMGPAFIAAIGYIDPGNFATNIQAGASFGYKLLWVVVWANLMAMLIQILSAKLGIATGKNLAEQIRDHYPRPVVWLYWIQAEIIAMATDLAEFIGAAIGFKLILGVSLLQGAVLTGIATFLILMLQRRGQKPLEKVIGGLLLFVAAAYIVELIFSQPKLVELGKGMLIPSLPTSEAVFLAAGVLGATIMPHVIYLHSSLTQHMHDGNRAERYSATKWDVAIAMTIAGFVNLAMMATAAAAFHFSGHTGVADLDEAYLTLQPLLSHSAATIFGLSLVAAGLSSTVVGTLAGQVVMQGFVRFYIPLWVRRSVTMAPSFIVILMGLDPTRILVMSQVLLSFGIALALVPLLIFTSNDKLMGDLVNTRVIKMTGWVIVAIVVALNLWLLIGTVLGL; encoded by the coding sequence ATGAATAACAGTCGCGTTGAAAATAGTGGTACTCGCACAGCGCGAAGATTACGCCTGGCGTTAATGGGGCCAGCCTTTATCGCTGCCATCGGTTATATCGATCCCGGCAACTTTGCGACTAACATCCAGGCGGGTGCCAGTTTTGGTTATAAATTGCTGTGGGTGGTGGTCTGGGCGAACCTGATGGCGATGCTCATCCAAATCCTGTCTGCAAAACTCGGTATCGCAACGGGTAAAAACCTTGCCGAACAGATTCGCGATCATTATCCGCGTCCCGTCGTCTGGCTTTACTGGATACAAGCCGAAATTATTGCCATGGCGACGGATCTCGCTGAATTCATCGGTGCGGCGATTGGTTTCAAACTGATCCTCGGCGTCTCTTTATTACAAGGTGCGGTGCTAACCGGTATTGCCACATTCTTGATACTGATGCTGCAACGGCGTGGTCAGAAGCCCCTTGAGAAAGTGATTGGCGGATTATTGTTGTTTGTGGCAGCGGCCTATATCGTCGAGCTTATTTTCTCGCAGCCTAAATTGGTGGAATTGGGCAAAGGGATGTTGATTCCTTCTTTGCCAACCAGCGAAGCTGTATTTCTTGCTGCGGGCGTGCTCGGCGCAACCATCATGCCGCACGTTATCTATCTGCACTCGTCGCTGACCCAGCATATGCATGATGGAAATCGGGCTGAGCGGTATTCTGCAACTAAATGGGATGTTGCGATTGCGATGACCATTGCAGGGTTTGTTAACCTGGCGATGATGGCAACCGCCGCCGCTGCGTTTCATTTCTCAGGCCACACTGGTGTCGCCGACCTCGATGAAGCTTACCTCACGCTGCAACCGTTGCTGAGCCATTCGGCGGCCACAATCTTTGGTTTAAGCCTTGTCGCTGCGGGATTGTCATCCACCGTCGTGGGGACGTTAGCCGGGCAGGTGGTGATGCAGGGCTTCGTCCGCTTCTATATCCCGTTGTGGGTTCGTCGCTCCGTGACCATGGCACCTTCATTCATTGTGATTCTGATGGGGCTTGATCCGACACGGATTCTGGTGATGAGCCAGGTATTGCTGAGCTTCGGGATTGCCCTTGCCCTGGTTCCGCTGCTGATTTTCACCAGCAATGACAAACTGATGGGCGACCTGGTGAATACGCGTGTGATTAAGATGACTGGCTGGGTGATTGTGGCAATCGTCGTTGCGCTGAATTTGTGGCTGTTGATTGGCACGGTTTTAGGGTTGTAG